One segment of Bacillota bacterium DNA contains the following:
- a CDS encoding xanthine permease, with amino-acid sequence MSTQTNTQIVGYLPDDTPPAWKLVFFALQQVVVMFPATVLVALLTGFHVSTTLFASGLATLGFILVTRGRIPLYYGSSFSYIAAVAAITGVKTLGAVAPDSLISQAQCGIVASGLVSILAGIIINRFGRDKVEKVLPPVVTGSVAIVIGISLAGTAMSGAASNWTAALITLLATILFSVYLRGTLGQLPVLLGVAVGYLVSIPLGLVDFATIGRAAAVTAPHFTFPSWSPVAILAIMPIAIATIPESTAHLYQIDLYVNNLAKQLGRKKSYPIASLLGTNLIGDGLGDMIAGAIGGPAGTNYGENNSVMAITRNFSVPVLVLAAVIAMGLSFFGKLAAAVSSVPGAVIGGVSIYLFGVIGVQGVALMISEKVDLFSPRTLAVAATILVIGIGGSFAFPNGMIPAFGMKLPAIASAAIFGIILNLIFEFFPVRTRAAAVESSSEAA; translated from the coding sequence ATGTCTACCCAGACAAATACCCAGATCGTCGGCTACCTTCCCGATGACACGCCCCCAGCGTGGAAACTAGTGTTTTTCGCCTTGCAACAGGTGGTCGTCATGTTCCCAGCCACCGTGCTGGTAGCGCTGCTGACCGGGTTCCACGTTTCCACCACGCTCTTCGCAAGCGGCCTTGCGACCCTCGGTTTCATTCTGGTCACTCGCGGTAGAATCCCACTCTATTACGGTTCCAGCTTCTCGTACATCGCGGCGGTCGCCGCTATCACGGGCGTGAAGACCCTCGGCGCAGTCGCCCCAGACTCCCTCATCTCTCAGGCGCAATGCGGCATCGTGGCTTCGGGCCTCGTGTCCATCCTTGCGGGCATCATTATAAACCGCTTCGGTAGAGACAAGGTGGAGAAGGTTTTGCCGCCTGTCGTGACGGGCAGCGTAGCCATTGTCATTGGAATATCCCTCGCCGGCACGGCAATGAGCGGCGCTGCAAGCAACTGGACAGCGGCGCTCATAACGCTCCTAGCCACCATTCTGTTCTCGGTGTACCTCCGGGGCACTCTCGGGCAGCTTCCAGTGCTCCTCGGCGTGGCCGTGGGCTATCTCGTCAGCATACCGCTCGGCCTGGTTGACTTCGCCACGATCGGTCGCGCCGCGGCCGTGACCGCTCCCCACTTCACGTTCCCGTCGTGGAGCCCGGTCGCCATTCTCGCCATCATGCCGATCGCCATCGCGACCATCCCGGAGTCCACGGCTCACCTCTACCAGATCGACCTTTACGTCAACAACCTCGCCAAGCAACTCGGGCGCAAGAAGAGCTATCCCATAGCGAGCCTGCTCGGCACGAACCTCATCGGTGACGGGCTCGGCGATATGATCGCCGGCGCGATCGGCGGGCCAGCCGGGACCAACTACGGCGAAAACAACAGCGTCATGGCCATCACCCGGAACTTCTCCGTGCCGGTCCTAGTGCTGGCGGCGGTCATAGCGATGGGCTTGTCCTTCTTCGGAAAACTCGCCGCGGCGGTCAGCAGCGTGCCCGGCGCAGTCATCGGCGGCGTATCCATCTACTTGTTCGGAGTCATAGGCGTGCAAGGCGTGGCCCTCATGATCTCGGAGAAAGTGGACCTTTTCTCCCCCAGGACTCTTGCGGTCGCCGCAACCATCCTGGTTATCGGCATCGGCGGCAGCTTCGCCTTCCCCAACGGGATGATCCCGGCATTCGGGATGAAGCTGCCCGCTATCGCTAGCGCTGCCATATTCGGCATCATCCTAAACCTTATTTTCGAATTCTTCCCGGTGAGAACCCGGGCTGCAGCGGTGGAGTCATCGTCGGAGGCCGCGTAG
- a CDS encoding carbohydrate ABC transporter permease, producing the protein MGETGELGRREIGVFGRVLVYSVLIGFTIMTTYPIVWLAFSSFKTTQEFQVNRLGLPRSWTLDNYPHAWRIGGFSVLFLNSLLYTGVSTAAIVILSLAASFAFAKLKSRATPFLHGSFVVGILLTLQSIMVPLFLMANATHLYNTRLGVLIPYTGIGLPLGVYLCTEYVKGIPDSVIESARIDGASYLRIFSSIVVPMARPVTTTLAILNVTSVWNEFMLINILVSKNSLKSLPVGIMKFSGTLSSDYGKQFAALVIGMLPMLAFYLVFRNQITKGVSAGAVKG; encoded by the coding sequence ATGGGCGAGACGGGGGAGCTGGGGAGGAGGGAGATCGGCGTCTTCGGCCGGGTGCTGGTCTACTCTGTGCTGATCGGGTTCACCATCATGACCACCTATCCGATCGTGTGGCTCGCGTTCAGCTCATTCAAAACGACACAGGAGTTTCAGGTTAACCGCCTCGGCCTGCCCCGATCGTGGACTCTCGACAACTATCCTCACGCCTGGCGCATCGGCGGATTCAGCGTGCTGTTTCTCAACAGCCTGCTGTATACGGGCGTATCGACGGCGGCGATAGTCATCTTGTCCCTTGCGGCATCGTTCGCTTTCGCGAAGCTCAAGTCGCGGGCCACGCCGTTTCTCCACGGGAGCTTTGTAGTGGGCATCCTGCTGACGCTGCAGTCGATCATGGTTCCGCTCTTCCTGATGGCCAACGCGACGCATCTCTACAACACGCGCCTTGGGGTCCTCATCCCTTATACGGGCATAGGACTTCCCCTAGGTGTGTACCTGTGCACGGAATACGTCAAGGGCATCCCCGACTCGGTGATCGAGTCCGCGCGGATCGACGGCGCGAGCTATCTCAGGATCTTCTCCTCCATAGTTGTGCCCATGGCGAGGCCGGTGACCACGACCCTGGCGATACTGAACGTTACAAGCGTGTGGAACGAGTTCATGCTCATAAACATCCTCGTGTCGAAGAACTCCCTCAAGTCCCTGCCCGTAGGGATCATGAAGTTCTCAGGCACCTTATCCTCTGACTACGGGAAGCAGTTCGCTGCCCTCGTAATTGGCATGCTTCCCATGCTAGCCTTCTATCTTGTCTTCCGCAACCAGATCACGAAAGGCGTGTCCGCTGGGGCGGTTAAGGGATAG
- a CDS encoding sugar ABC transporter permease, whose amino-acid sequence MVKHSKWKTEQRRAYLVLVLPAVLVYWLVMAFPTVFSVALSLTDYNGGRLFSSANPVHFAGLAHYVRMFSDPYFWIALKNNFYIILISVFGQIPLGFVLAYILFRKLVRMPGFFQTMIYLPCTISTIVVGILWQSFFSPYGPFSEFMQRLRPGWENTLFINPRTAMLPVLFVLLWMYTGTYLIIFLANLQKIEPRIIEAARIDGASEGQVLKYVILPALSGVIVTSAILAISGSFQSFNLIFAMTGGNPARRTSVLSLYMYDNAFRGAPDYPLANAISTFMVIISFALILATKAIEGRFGGRE is encoded by the coding sequence ATGGTGAAGCACAGCAAATGGAAGACAGAGCAGCGTCGTGCCTACCTTGTCTTGGTCTTGCCGGCCGTCCTTGTCTACTGGCTCGTTATGGCCTTCCCTACCGTGTTCTCGGTGGCGCTCAGTCTGACCGATTATAACGGGGGCCGGCTTTTCAGCAGCGCCAATCCGGTCCATTTCGCCGGGCTCGCGCACTATGTGAGAATGTTCTCCGACCCGTACTTCTGGATAGCGCTGAAGAACAACTTTTACATCATCCTCATTTCCGTCTTTGGGCAGATCCCCCTCGGGTTCGTGCTCGCTTACATACTCTTTAGAAAGCTTGTGAGGATGCCGGGTTTTTTCCAGACCATGATCTACCTCCCATGCACCATATCTACGATCGTGGTGGGAATCCTCTGGCAGTCGTTTTTCTCGCCGTACGGCCCGTTTTCCGAGTTCATGCAGCGCCTGAGGCCCGGGTGGGAGAACACCTTGTTCATAAACCCCAGGACCGCCATGCTGCCTGTGCTCTTCGTGCTGTTGTGGATGTACACCGGGACCTACCTCATCATCTTCCTGGCCAACCTGCAGAAGATCGAGCCTCGCATCATAGAGGCCGCCAGGATAGACGGCGCGTCCGAAGGTCAGGTGCTGAAATACGTGATATTGCCGGCTCTCTCCGGGGTGATCGTCACCTCGGCCATCCTCGCCATATCAGGCTCTTTTCAGAGTTTCAACCTCATCTTCGCGATGACTGGCGGAAACCCCGCGAGGAGGACATCGGTGCTGTCGCTGTACATGTACGATAACGCGTTTCGTGGTGCGCCGGACTACCCGCTTGCCAACGCCATCTCCACGTTCATGGTGATCATCAGTTTCGCCCTCATCCTCGCGACGAAAGCGATCGAGGGGCGGTTCGGAGGTAGGGAATGA
- a CDS encoding extracellular solute-binding protein: protein MSRKRKALVTLVCVLMAGAVMGGLGGGAGIAADKPIVLRVLNYLDATSPAAYREITEVWEAFEKNNPDIKIEREDLFNEPFHQKTEAYAAAGQLPDVLYMWPGGRSSTLHTKHLVKDLAPFLGEMRKEFSEAALVPQAGGYLAELPVGVTATHVLYVNAKMLRDMGLAIPKTYDDLKAMVPKLKAAGKDVILMGAQDDWVMQSCLFSMIVGRMCGDKYIDEVLAGKAKFTDAPFVKALKFYESLYADGVLSRKVLQTPYNEVNGLFASGKAPFMIDGDWKVSNFLTDPTTSQALIPPRDQKNFVMTVFPEIPGEINHNTTSSVPGAGFGMNADIPAGSEKEKAAWRLIMWLTSPEVQKIRLETGAAFPSRKGVTSDRLEPLAQERAQFYGKFGGTYVLDNVLHAQVYGPLNVGLQEIGLGLSTPEQVAAKVQKALESWRASQK from the coding sequence TTGTCCAGAAAGCGAAAGGCGCTCGTAACCCTGGTATGCGTCTTGATGGCCGGCGCGGTCATGGGCGGGTTGGGAGGCGGCGCCGGGATTGCGGCAGATAAGCCCATCGTTCTCAGGGTCCTCAACTATCTCGACGCCACGAGCCCTGCGGCGTACCGTGAGATCACGGAGGTTTGGGAGGCCTTCGAGAAGAATAATCCCGATATCAAGATCGAACGCGAAGACCTCTTCAACGAACCGTTCCACCAGAAGACAGAGGCTTACGCGGCGGCAGGGCAGTTGCCGGACGTCCTCTACATGTGGCCCGGGGGAAGGTCCAGCACTCTGCACACCAAACATCTGGTGAAGGACCTCGCACCGTTCCTGGGAGAGATGAGGAAGGAGTTCTCCGAGGCCGCCCTGGTGCCCCAAGCCGGCGGATACCTGGCTGAACTGCCGGTCGGTGTTACCGCCACTCATGTGCTCTATGTCAATGCCAAGATGCTCCGCGATATGGGGCTTGCCATTCCCAAGACGTACGACGATCTGAAGGCGATGGTTCCGAAGTTGAAGGCCGCCGGCAAAGACGTCATCCTCATGGGCGCTCAGGACGACTGGGTGATGCAGTCCTGCCTGTTCAGCATGATCGTGGGCAGGATGTGCGGTGACAAGTACATAGATGAGGTGTTGGCGGGGAAGGCCAAGTTCACGGACGCGCCGTTTGTGAAGGCGCTCAAGTTCTATGAGTCGCTTTACGCTGATGGGGTGCTCAGCAGGAAAGTCCTGCAGACGCCGTACAACGAGGTGAATGGCTTGTTCGCTTCGGGCAAGGCTCCGTTCATGATCGACGGCGACTGGAAGGTGAGCAACTTCTTGACCGATCCGACTACGAGCCAGGCCCTCATCCCACCCCGGGACCAGAAGAACTTCGTCATGACCGTCTTCCCCGAGATCCCTGGCGAGATTAACCACAACACCACATCTTCCGTCCCAGGCGCGGGCTTCGGGATGAATGCCGACATACCCGCCGGTTCCGAGAAGGAGAAGGCAGCATGGAGGCTCATCATGTGGCTCACCTCCCCCGAGGTCCAGAAGATCCGCCTGGAGACCGGAGCAGCCTTCCCGTCCAGAAAGGGTGTGACCAGCGACAGGCTGGAGCCCCTCGCCCAGGAGCGGGCCCAGTTCTATGGCAAATTCGGCGGCACGTACGTGCTTGACAATGTCCTGCATGCACAAGTGTACGGCCCGCTGAACGTGGGTCTTCAGGAGATCGGGCTCGGGCTGTCCACGCCTGAGCAGGTGGCTGCGAAGGTCCAAAAGGCCTTGGAAAGCTGGAGGGCTTCCCAGAAGTGA
- the nagZ gene encoding beta-N-acetylhexosaminidase: MRQDLESLIGQLFITGLPGLEVDRDFETHYSRCPSGGFILFGRNIHDSTQVKELTRALVDLATRHGHDLGPPLVAIDQEGGTLSPLKGLVPSLPGNMGLAATGDPEAARWAGYVTGRGLLSLGINVNLAPVLDLAREPLNPAVGTRSFGDDPRRVAQFGAAYANGLLDAGIRFVAKHFPGHGSVSEDSHFSLPECGMSKDDLLAEDAVPFIEVGKLPQAAMMVAHVRFTGLDRDHPASLSYPLVTGFLRGELGFEGVVLTDCLEMGGAQAVGSVPEAAVMAIEAGCDIILISHTPGLQEAAFQAVREAVLSGRISLERVERSVARIREWKQGLGVTVRASSLPAASQIQCLDALGERVVTLVNGKTSSGPWVFGPGPLVLVTPAMDRITLAEDSADVSLLLQELDACGVQCVRVRCSMDPDLREIEDVVSLVEGYWRAMKRGSAMGTGLRYADAATGTEFERAGGSAGSEGLGAASPHVDGAATCLPRVALIIRNGGGAPGQAALAAALERRSSLLLIGIRDPREVRPVQAALAHRAPALFTYSTESVVLFALARVLAGKASPKGVIPVRM; encoded by the coding sequence ATGAGACAAGACCTGGAGTCACTTATCGGCCAACTCTTCATTACCGGCCTGCCGGGACTTGAAGTGGACCGCGACTTCGAGACGCACTATTCTCGTTGTCCGAGCGGCGGGTTCATACTGTTCGGCAGGAACATACACGACTCCACACAGGTAAAGGAGCTTACTCGTGCCCTAGTAGACCTCGCAACGCGGCACGGCCACGACCTCGGTCCGCCGCTCGTGGCCATCGACCAGGAGGGTGGCACTTTGTCCCCGCTCAAAGGGCTTGTCCCGTCCCTTCCAGGCAACATGGGGCTCGCTGCTACGGGAGATCCCGAGGCCGCCCGCTGGGCGGGCTATGTGACCGGGCGCGGTCTTCTGTCTCTTGGCATCAATGTAAACCTCGCCCCGGTTCTCGACCTTGCCCGCGAGCCGTTGAACCCCGCGGTCGGAACCCGCTCGTTCGGTGATGACCCGCGCAGGGTCGCGCAGTTCGGAGCGGCATACGCCAATGGTCTCCTGGACGCAGGTATCCGCTTCGTGGCGAAGCACTTCCCGGGTCACGGGAGTGTGTCGGAGGATTCCCATTTCTCGCTCCCCGAGTGCGGGATGTCCAAGGATGACCTGCTGGCTGAAGATGCCGTCCCATTCATCGAGGTCGGCAAGCTCCCCCAGGCGGCTATGATGGTCGCCCACGTCAGGTTCACCGGCCTCGACCGAGATCACCCTGCCTCTCTCTCCTACCCGTTGGTGACCGGGTTTCTCAGGGGCGAACTCGGCTTTGAGGGGGTGGTGCTCACCGATTGCCTCGAAATGGGCGGGGCGCAAGCCGTTGGCTCGGTGCCCGAGGCTGCGGTGATGGCGATAGAGGCGGGCTGTGACATCATCCTCATCAGCCACACACCGGGACTTCAGGAGGCGGCTTTCCAAGCGGTGCGAGAGGCGGTTTTGTCGGGGAGGATCAGCCTGGAGAGGGTGGAGCGGTCCGTGGCGAGAATTCGTGAGTGGAAGCAGGGGCTCGGGGTGACGGTGCGCGCGTCTTCATTGCCAGCGGCATCGCAAATCCAGTGCCTGGACGCGCTGGGTGAGCGAGTGGTCACGTTGGTGAATGGCAAGACGTCATCAGGACCGTGGGTGTTCGGTCCAGGCCCGCTTGTGCTGGTGACGCCGGCCATGGACCGGATCACCCTGGCCGAGGACTCGGCGGACGTCTCGCTGCTCCTCCAAGAGCTTGATGCCTGCGGTGTCCAGTGCGTGAGAGTGCGCTGTTCGATGGATCCGGACCTCCGAGAGATAGAGGATGTTGTCTCACTCGTGGAGGGCTACTGGCGCGCCATGAAACGCGGCTCGGCGATGGGGACGGGGCTGCGCTACGCGGATGCGGCAACCGGGACAGAATTCGAAAGGGCGGGGGGTTCAGCAGGCTCGGAGGGCTTGGGTGCGGCAAGTCCGCATGTGGACGGGGCTGCCACGTGTCTGCCGCGGGTGGCGCTCATAATCAGAAACGGCGGCGGCGCCCCAGGGCAGGCGGCGTTGGCGGCCGCGTTGGAGCGGAGGTCGAGCCTGCTCTTGATAGGCATCAGGGATCCGCGCGAAGTGCGCCCTGTGCAGGCGGCGCTGGCACACCGGGCCCCGGCTCTGTTTACTTACAGCACCGAAAGCGTTGTCCTGTTTGCACTCGCGCGGGTACTGGCAGGGAAAGCGAGTCCTAAGGGGGTGATCCCGGTCCGGATGTGA